A genomic region of Zalophus californianus isolate mZalCal1 chromosome 1, mZalCal1.pri.v2, whole genome shotgun sequence contains the following coding sequences:
- the ZNF358 gene encoding zinc finger protein 358 isoform X1: protein MPPLEVAPCPPMAAVALLPCPLSRRDFLKASHFALGPDPRLHVGAMQSTSHQDFRAHPGGTRAPQCQEPPRGSLFAQDTRSAGTELGSETHCAYAPPGPSPSARSEMRERTLAMQASNLRVHAGPRVRTGLSTVRADFGWPEPPARASEQIRGARLIFDRDSVPPGDRAKLRIPPTTYQAFYRPHDPCPRSRAPCRHLGGLSPLRWDHRRQDNGTSYQRHFQALLSPPALMCKRAFSSVELGDFKIGYGPMCSEQKQAFRPQGLPPDRYDKAQAAAHIHYVNIVPGDGLFHDRTTKADHFYAREPEPFVLHHDQTPASHILEGNWCPGPGSLTTSMHFFHGQPPPVTEPPSRHVPYEKLKSHVRLGDSSLLEQFFQTPTGTDYCPRGTPEKPQKAPSLHLLRSNLPRGTDETDFLTMNQKMLKPHRTAPASVTEDMLQRDPSFPREEEPKMERGAEPWSWVLETSSAGSHDFHPDPAPEAASTSTPGMRRSVLVRNPGHKGPRPTYGELDSDSEDLDPNPEELDPVCEDPEPDPEDLNTVSEDVDPSYEDLEPVSEDLGPDAEAPSSISATRDSDPQDLDPMSSSFDLDPDVIGPVPLVLDPNNDTLSPTESPDLDPLSSSLTATPEVLAPSPAVLPAPASPPRPFSCPDCGRAFRRSSGLSQHRRTHSGEKPYRCPDCGKSFSHGATLAQHRGIHTGARPYQCAACGKAFGWRSTLLKHRSSHSGEKPHHCPVCGKAFGHGSLLAQHLRTHGGPRPHKCPVCAKGFGQGSALLKHLRTHTGERPYPCPQCGKAFGQSSALLQHQRTHTAERPYRCPHCGKAFGQSSNLQHHLRIHTGERPYACPHCSKAFGQSSALLQHLHVHSGERPYRCQLCGKAFGQASSLTKHKRVHEGAAAAAAAAAAAAAAAAGLGLSPASMLRPGQVSLLGPDAVSVLGSGLGLSPGPSSGLGSDPGSVVGSFPNPSPKAVSGSESTPTPDSVKSDPKPGPDANPDLVASPEQGSGPSPDQDPVPSPDPNPESHPDPCSPTHDTVSPAIPTGESPEWVQEQGALLGPDG from the exons ATGCCACCCCTTGAG GTGGCGCCTTGTCCCCCGATGGCCGCGGTCGCCCTGCTGCCGTGCCCGCTGTCCAGGCGGGACTTCCTCAAGGCCTCGCACTTTGCACTGGGGCCCGACCCGCGGCTGCACGTGGGCGCCATGCAATCCACGTCGCATCAGGACTTCCGGGCGCACCCGGGAGGCACCCGCGCACCACAGTGCCAGGAGCCGCCCCGCGGGTCCCTCTTCGCCCAGGACACGCGCTCGGCGGGCACGGAGCTCGGGTCGGAGACGCACTGCGCGTACGCGCCCCCGGGGCCGTCGCCGTCCGCGCGGTCGGAGATGCGGGAGCGCACCCTCGCCATGCAGGCCAGCAACCTGCGCGTGCACGCGGGCCCGCGCGTCCGCACCGGCCTCTCCACCGTGCGCGCCGACTTCGGCTGGCCCGAGCCGCCGGCGCGCGCGAGCGAGCAGATCCGCGGCGCACGGCTCATCTTCGACCGCGACTCGGTGCCGCCTGGCGACAGAGCCAAGCTGCGCATCCCGCCCACCACCTACCAGGCGTTTTACCGCCCCCACGACCCGTGCCCGCGGTCCCGCGCGCCCTGCCGCCACCTCG GGGGTCTCAGCCCCCTCAGGTGGGACCACAGGAGACAGGATAATGGGACCTCCTACCAGAGACACTTCCAGGCCCTGCTGAGCCCACCGGCCTTGATGTGTAAGAGG GCCTTCTCCAGCGTGGAACTGGGAGACTTCAAGATTGGCTATGGGCCCATGTGTTCGGAGCAGAAGCAAGCCTTCAGGCCCCAGGGTCTGCCCCCAGACAG GTATGACAAGGCCCAGGCCGCAGCCCACATCCACTATGTGAATATTGTTCCTGGAGATGGCCTGTTCCATGATAGGACCACCAAAGCTGATCATTTCTATGCCCGAGAGCCCG AGCCTTTTGTCCTTCACCATGACCAGACTCCAGCATCGCACATCCTGGAAGGAAATTGGTGCCCTGGTCCAGGCAGCCTCACCACCTCCATGCATTTCTTCCATGGTCAG CCGCCGCCCGTGACCGAACCACCCAGCCGCCACGTGCCTTACGAGAAATTGAAGAGTCACGTGCGCCTAGGGGACTCCTCGCTGCTCGAACAGTTCTTCCAGACCCCTACGGGCACGGACTATTGCCCCCGTGGGACGCCAGAGAAGCCGCAGAAAGCGCCCAGTCTTCACTTGCTGCGTAGCAACCTGCCACGAGGCACCGACG aaacagattttttaacCATGAACCAGAAGATGCTGAAGCCTCATAGAACAGCTCCGGCCTCCGTGACTGAGGACATGCTACAGCgg GACCCAAGCTTCCCACGAGAGGAGGAGCCCAagatggagagaggggcagagcccTGGAGCTGGGTACTGGAGACCTCTAGTGCCGGGTCCCATGACTTCCATCCAG ATCCTGCCCCAGAAGCAGCCAGCACTTCCACACCAGGGATGCGGCGCTCGGTCCTGGTCAGGAACCCAGGCCACAAAGGCCCGAGGCCCACTTATGGAGAGCTTGACTCCGACTCAGAGGACCTGGACCCCAACCCTGAAGAGCTGGACCCAGTTTGTGAAGACCCAGAGCCTGACCCAGAAGACCTCAACACTGTCTCTGAGGATGTGGACCCCAGCTATGAAGATCTGGAGCCCGTCTCTGAGGATCTGGGCCCCGACGCCGAAGCTCCGAGCTCCATCTCAGCCACCCGTGACTCGGATCCCCAAGATCTCGACCCCATGTCCTCAAGTTTCGACCTCGATCCAGACGTCATCGGCCCTGTCCCCCTGGTTCTTGACCCTAACAACGACACCCTCAGCCCCACCGAGTCCCCAGACCTGGACCCCCTCTCATCCAGCCTCACTGCCACTCCCGAGGTCCTGGCCCCCAGTCCCGCGGTGCTCCCTGCACCTGCCAGCCCTCCCCGGCCCTTCTCCTGCCCCGACTGCGGGCGAGCCTTCCGCCGCAGCTCGGGGCTGAGCCAGCACCGCCGCACCCACAGCGGCGAGAAGCCGTACCGCTGCCCCGACTGCGGCAAGTCGTTCAGCCACGGCGCCACGCTGGCCCAGCACCGCGGCATCCACACGGGCGCGCGGCCCTACCAGTGTGCCGCCTGCGGCAAAGCCTTCGGCTGGCGCTCCACGCTGCTGAAGCACCGCAGCAGCCACAGCGGCGAGAAGCCGCACCACTGCCCGGTGTGCGGCAAGGCCTTCGGGCACGGCTCGCTGCTGGCGCAGCACCTGCGCACGCACGGCGGCCCGCGGCCGCACAAGTGCCCCGTGTGCGCCAAGGGCTTCGGGCAGGGCTCGGCGCTGCTGAAGCACCTGCGCACGCACACCGGCGAGCGGCCGTACCCGTGCCCGCAGTGTGGCAAGGCCTTCGGCCAGAGCTCGGCGCTGCTGCAGCACCAGCGCACGCACACGGCCGAGCGCCCGTACCGCTGTCCGCACTGCGGGAAGGCCTTCGGCCAGAGCTCCAACTTGCAGCACCACCTGCGCATCCACACGGGCGAGCGGCCCTACGCCTGTCCCCACTGCTCCAAGGCCTTCGGCCAGAGCTCCGCGCTGCTGCAGCACCTGCACGTGCATTCCGGAGAGCGCCCCTACCGCTGCCAGCTCTGCGGCAAGGCCTTTGGCCAAGCCTCCAGCCTCACCAAGCACAAGCGGGTGCACGAGGGCGCGgctgcggccgccgccgccgcggccgccgccgccgccgctgccgcggGCCTCGGCCTCAGTCCTGCCTCCATGTTGAGGCCAGGGCAGGTCTCCCTCCTGGGTCCTGATGCTGTCTCTGTTCTCGGCTCTGGCCTGGGCCTcagccctggccccagctctGGCCTGGGCTCTGACCCTGGCTCCGTGGTGGGCTCCTTCCCTAATCCCAGCCCCAAAGCTGTCTCTGGCTCTGAATCTACCCCCACCCCTGATTCTGTCAAGTCTGACCCTAAGCCTGGTCCCGACGCCAATCCTGACCTCGTGGCCAGCCCTGAGCAAGGATCCGGTCCCAGCCCTGACCAGGATCCCGTGCCCAGCCCCGACCCCAACCCTGAGTCTCACCCTGACCCCTGCTCTCCCACCCATGATACTGTCAGTCCGGCCATCCCTACTGGCGAGAGTCCTGAGTGGGTGCAGGAGCAAGGGGCACTGCTGGGGCCCGATGGCTGA
- the ZNF358 gene encoding zinc finger protein 358 isoform X6: MRRSVLVRNPGHKGPRPTYGELDSDSEDLDPNPEELDPVCEDPEPDPEDLNTVSEDVDPSYEDLEPVSEDLGPDAEAPSSISATRDSDPQDLDPMSSSFDLDPDVIGPVPLVLDPNNDTLSPTESPDLDPLSSSLTATPEVLAPSPAVLPAPASPPRPFSCPDCGRAFRRSSGLSQHRRTHSGEKPYRCPDCGKSFSHGATLAQHRGIHTGARPYQCAACGKAFGWRSTLLKHRSSHSGEKPHHCPVCGKAFGHGSLLAQHLRTHGGPRPHKCPVCAKGFGQGSALLKHLRTHTGERPYPCPQCGKAFGQSSALLQHQRTHTAERPYRCPHCGKAFGQSSNLQHHLRIHTGERPYACPHCSKAFGQSSALLQHLHVHSGERPYRCQLCGKAFGQASSLTKHKRVHEGAAAAAAAAAAAAAAAAGLGLSPASMLRPGQVSLLGPDAVSVLGSGLGLSPGPSSGLGSDPGSVVGSFPNPSPKAVSGSESTPTPDSVKSDPKPGPDANPDLVASPEQGSGPSPDQDPVPSPDPNPESHPDPCSPTHDTVSPAIPTGESPEWVQEQGALLGPDG; encoded by the coding sequence ATGCGGCGCTCGGTCCTGGTCAGGAACCCAGGCCACAAAGGCCCGAGGCCCACTTATGGAGAGCTTGACTCCGACTCAGAGGACCTGGACCCCAACCCTGAAGAGCTGGACCCAGTTTGTGAAGACCCAGAGCCTGACCCAGAAGACCTCAACACTGTCTCTGAGGATGTGGACCCCAGCTATGAAGATCTGGAGCCCGTCTCTGAGGATCTGGGCCCCGACGCCGAAGCTCCGAGCTCCATCTCAGCCACCCGTGACTCGGATCCCCAAGATCTCGACCCCATGTCCTCAAGTTTCGACCTCGATCCAGACGTCATCGGCCCTGTCCCCCTGGTTCTTGACCCTAACAACGACACCCTCAGCCCCACCGAGTCCCCAGACCTGGACCCCCTCTCATCCAGCCTCACTGCCACTCCCGAGGTCCTGGCCCCCAGTCCCGCGGTGCTCCCTGCACCTGCCAGCCCTCCCCGGCCCTTCTCCTGCCCCGACTGCGGGCGAGCCTTCCGCCGCAGCTCGGGGCTGAGCCAGCACCGCCGCACCCACAGCGGCGAGAAGCCGTACCGCTGCCCCGACTGCGGCAAGTCGTTCAGCCACGGCGCCACGCTGGCCCAGCACCGCGGCATCCACACGGGCGCGCGGCCCTACCAGTGTGCCGCCTGCGGCAAAGCCTTCGGCTGGCGCTCCACGCTGCTGAAGCACCGCAGCAGCCACAGCGGCGAGAAGCCGCACCACTGCCCGGTGTGCGGCAAGGCCTTCGGGCACGGCTCGCTGCTGGCGCAGCACCTGCGCACGCACGGCGGCCCGCGGCCGCACAAGTGCCCCGTGTGCGCCAAGGGCTTCGGGCAGGGCTCGGCGCTGCTGAAGCACCTGCGCACGCACACCGGCGAGCGGCCGTACCCGTGCCCGCAGTGTGGCAAGGCCTTCGGCCAGAGCTCGGCGCTGCTGCAGCACCAGCGCACGCACACGGCCGAGCGCCCGTACCGCTGTCCGCACTGCGGGAAGGCCTTCGGCCAGAGCTCCAACTTGCAGCACCACCTGCGCATCCACACGGGCGAGCGGCCCTACGCCTGTCCCCACTGCTCCAAGGCCTTCGGCCAGAGCTCCGCGCTGCTGCAGCACCTGCACGTGCATTCCGGAGAGCGCCCCTACCGCTGCCAGCTCTGCGGCAAGGCCTTTGGCCAAGCCTCCAGCCTCACCAAGCACAAGCGGGTGCACGAGGGCGCGgctgcggccgccgccgccgcggccgccgccgccgccgctgccgcggGCCTCGGCCTCAGTCCTGCCTCCATGTTGAGGCCAGGGCAGGTCTCCCTCCTGGGTCCTGATGCTGTCTCTGTTCTCGGCTCTGGCCTGGGCCTcagccctggccccagctctGGCCTGGGCTCTGACCCTGGCTCCGTGGTGGGCTCCTTCCCTAATCCCAGCCCCAAAGCTGTCTCTGGCTCTGAATCTACCCCCACCCCTGATTCTGTCAAGTCTGACCCTAAGCCTGGTCCCGACGCCAATCCTGACCTCGTGGCCAGCCCTGAGCAAGGATCCGGTCCCAGCCCTGACCAGGATCCCGTGCCCAGCCCCGACCCCAACCCTGAGTCTCACCCTGACCCCTGCTCTCCCACCCATGATACTGTCAGTCCGGCCATCCCTACTGGCGAGAGTCCTGAGTGGGTGCAGGAGCAAGGGGCACTGCTGGGGCCCGATGGCTGA
- the ZNF358 gene encoding zinc finger protein 358 isoform X2 — MCKRAFSSVELGDFKIGYGPMCSEQKQAFRPQGLPPDRYDKAQAAAHIHYVNIVPGDGLFHDRTTKADHFYAREPEPFVLHHDQTPASHILEGNWCPGPGSLTTSMHFFHGQPPPVTEPPSRHVPYEKLKSHVRLGDSSLLEQFFQTPTGTDYCPRGTPEKPQKAPSLHLLRSNLPRGTDETDFLTMNQKMLKPHRTAPASVTEDMLQRDPSFPREEEPKMERGAEPWSWVLETSSAGSHDFHPDPAPEAASTSTPGMRRSVLVRNPGHKGPRPTYGELDSDSEDLDPNPEELDPVCEDPEPDPEDLNTVSEDVDPSYEDLEPVSEDLGPDAEAPSSISATRDSDPQDLDPMSSSFDLDPDVIGPVPLVLDPNNDTLSPTESPDLDPLSSSLTATPEVLAPSPAVLPAPASPPRPFSCPDCGRAFRRSSGLSQHRRTHSGEKPYRCPDCGKSFSHGATLAQHRGIHTGARPYQCAACGKAFGWRSTLLKHRSSHSGEKPHHCPVCGKAFGHGSLLAQHLRTHGGPRPHKCPVCAKGFGQGSALLKHLRTHTGERPYPCPQCGKAFGQSSALLQHQRTHTAERPYRCPHCGKAFGQSSNLQHHLRIHTGERPYACPHCSKAFGQSSALLQHLHVHSGERPYRCQLCGKAFGQASSLTKHKRVHEGAAAAAAAAAAAAAAAAGLGLSPASMLRPGQVSLLGPDAVSVLGSGLGLSPGPSSGLGSDPGSVVGSFPNPSPKAVSGSESTPTPDSVKSDPKPGPDANPDLVASPEQGSGPSPDQDPVPSPDPNPESHPDPCSPTHDTVSPAIPTGESPEWVQEQGALLGPDG, encoded by the exons ATGTGTAAGAGG GCCTTCTCCAGCGTGGAACTGGGAGACTTCAAGATTGGCTATGGGCCCATGTGTTCGGAGCAGAAGCAAGCCTTCAGGCCCCAGGGTCTGCCCCCAGACAG GTATGACAAGGCCCAGGCCGCAGCCCACATCCACTATGTGAATATTGTTCCTGGAGATGGCCTGTTCCATGATAGGACCACCAAAGCTGATCATTTCTATGCCCGAGAGCCCG AGCCTTTTGTCCTTCACCATGACCAGACTCCAGCATCGCACATCCTGGAAGGAAATTGGTGCCCTGGTCCAGGCAGCCTCACCACCTCCATGCATTTCTTCCATGGTCAG CCGCCGCCCGTGACCGAACCACCCAGCCGCCACGTGCCTTACGAGAAATTGAAGAGTCACGTGCGCCTAGGGGACTCCTCGCTGCTCGAACAGTTCTTCCAGACCCCTACGGGCACGGACTATTGCCCCCGTGGGACGCCAGAGAAGCCGCAGAAAGCGCCCAGTCTTCACTTGCTGCGTAGCAACCTGCCACGAGGCACCGACG aaacagattttttaacCATGAACCAGAAGATGCTGAAGCCTCATAGAACAGCTCCGGCCTCCGTGACTGAGGACATGCTACAGCgg GACCCAAGCTTCCCACGAGAGGAGGAGCCCAagatggagagaggggcagagcccTGGAGCTGGGTACTGGAGACCTCTAGTGCCGGGTCCCATGACTTCCATCCAG ATCCTGCCCCAGAAGCAGCCAGCACTTCCACACCAGGGATGCGGCGCTCGGTCCTGGTCAGGAACCCAGGCCACAAAGGCCCGAGGCCCACTTATGGAGAGCTTGACTCCGACTCAGAGGACCTGGACCCCAACCCTGAAGAGCTGGACCCAGTTTGTGAAGACCCAGAGCCTGACCCAGAAGACCTCAACACTGTCTCTGAGGATGTGGACCCCAGCTATGAAGATCTGGAGCCCGTCTCTGAGGATCTGGGCCCCGACGCCGAAGCTCCGAGCTCCATCTCAGCCACCCGTGACTCGGATCCCCAAGATCTCGACCCCATGTCCTCAAGTTTCGACCTCGATCCAGACGTCATCGGCCCTGTCCCCCTGGTTCTTGACCCTAACAACGACACCCTCAGCCCCACCGAGTCCCCAGACCTGGACCCCCTCTCATCCAGCCTCACTGCCACTCCCGAGGTCCTGGCCCCCAGTCCCGCGGTGCTCCCTGCACCTGCCAGCCCTCCCCGGCCCTTCTCCTGCCCCGACTGCGGGCGAGCCTTCCGCCGCAGCTCGGGGCTGAGCCAGCACCGCCGCACCCACAGCGGCGAGAAGCCGTACCGCTGCCCCGACTGCGGCAAGTCGTTCAGCCACGGCGCCACGCTGGCCCAGCACCGCGGCATCCACACGGGCGCGCGGCCCTACCAGTGTGCCGCCTGCGGCAAAGCCTTCGGCTGGCGCTCCACGCTGCTGAAGCACCGCAGCAGCCACAGCGGCGAGAAGCCGCACCACTGCCCGGTGTGCGGCAAGGCCTTCGGGCACGGCTCGCTGCTGGCGCAGCACCTGCGCACGCACGGCGGCCCGCGGCCGCACAAGTGCCCCGTGTGCGCCAAGGGCTTCGGGCAGGGCTCGGCGCTGCTGAAGCACCTGCGCACGCACACCGGCGAGCGGCCGTACCCGTGCCCGCAGTGTGGCAAGGCCTTCGGCCAGAGCTCGGCGCTGCTGCAGCACCAGCGCACGCACACGGCCGAGCGCCCGTACCGCTGTCCGCACTGCGGGAAGGCCTTCGGCCAGAGCTCCAACTTGCAGCACCACCTGCGCATCCACACGGGCGAGCGGCCCTACGCCTGTCCCCACTGCTCCAAGGCCTTCGGCCAGAGCTCCGCGCTGCTGCAGCACCTGCACGTGCATTCCGGAGAGCGCCCCTACCGCTGCCAGCTCTGCGGCAAGGCCTTTGGCCAAGCCTCCAGCCTCACCAAGCACAAGCGGGTGCACGAGGGCGCGgctgcggccgccgccgccgcggccgccgccgccgccgctgccgcggGCCTCGGCCTCAGTCCTGCCTCCATGTTGAGGCCAGGGCAGGTCTCCCTCCTGGGTCCTGATGCTGTCTCTGTTCTCGGCTCTGGCCTGGGCCTcagccctggccccagctctGGCCTGGGCTCTGACCCTGGCTCCGTGGTGGGCTCCTTCCCTAATCCCAGCCCCAAAGCTGTCTCTGGCTCTGAATCTACCCCCACCCCTGATTCTGTCAAGTCTGACCCTAAGCCTGGTCCCGACGCCAATCCTGACCTCGTGGCCAGCCCTGAGCAAGGATCCGGTCCCAGCCCTGACCAGGATCCCGTGCCCAGCCCCGACCCCAACCCTGAGTCTCACCCTGACCCCTGCTCTCCCACCCATGATACTGTCAGTCCGGCCATCCCTACTGGCGAGAGTCCTGAGTGGGTGCAGGAGCAAGGGGCACTGCTGGGGCCCGATGGCTGA
- the ZNF358 gene encoding zinc finger protein 358 isoform X3: MACSMIGPPKLIISMPESPTPASHILEGNWCPGPGSLTTSMHFFHGQPPPVTEPPSRHVPYEKLKSHVRLGDSSLLEQFFQTPTGTDYCPRGTPEKPQKAPSLHLLRSNLPRGTDETDFLTMNQKMLKPHRTAPASVTEDMLQRDPSFPREEEPKMERGAEPWSWVLETSSAGSHDFHPDPAPEAASTSTPGMRRSVLVRNPGHKGPRPTYGELDSDSEDLDPNPEELDPVCEDPEPDPEDLNTVSEDVDPSYEDLEPVSEDLGPDAEAPSSISATRDSDPQDLDPMSSSFDLDPDVIGPVPLVLDPNNDTLSPTESPDLDPLSSSLTATPEVLAPSPAVLPAPASPPRPFSCPDCGRAFRRSSGLSQHRRTHSGEKPYRCPDCGKSFSHGATLAQHRGIHTGARPYQCAACGKAFGWRSTLLKHRSSHSGEKPHHCPVCGKAFGHGSLLAQHLRTHGGPRPHKCPVCAKGFGQGSALLKHLRTHTGERPYPCPQCGKAFGQSSALLQHQRTHTAERPYRCPHCGKAFGQSSNLQHHLRIHTGERPYACPHCSKAFGQSSALLQHLHVHSGERPYRCQLCGKAFGQASSLTKHKRVHEGAAAAAAAAAAAAAAAAGLGLSPASMLRPGQVSLLGPDAVSVLGSGLGLSPGPSSGLGSDPGSVVGSFPNPSPKAVSGSESTPTPDSVKSDPKPGPDANPDLVASPEQGSGPSPDQDPVPSPDPNPESHPDPCSPTHDTVSPAIPTGESPEWVQEQGALLGPDG; this comes from the exons ATGGCCTGTTCCATGATAGGACCACCAAAGCTGATCATTTCTATGCCCGAGAGCCCG ACTCCAGCATCGCACATCCTGGAAGGAAATTGGTGCCCTGGTCCAGGCAGCCTCACCACCTCCATGCATTTCTTCCATGGTCAG CCGCCGCCCGTGACCGAACCACCCAGCCGCCACGTGCCTTACGAGAAATTGAAGAGTCACGTGCGCCTAGGGGACTCCTCGCTGCTCGAACAGTTCTTCCAGACCCCTACGGGCACGGACTATTGCCCCCGTGGGACGCCAGAGAAGCCGCAGAAAGCGCCCAGTCTTCACTTGCTGCGTAGCAACCTGCCACGAGGCACCGACG aaacagattttttaacCATGAACCAGAAGATGCTGAAGCCTCATAGAACAGCTCCGGCCTCCGTGACTGAGGACATGCTACAGCgg GACCCAAGCTTCCCACGAGAGGAGGAGCCCAagatggagagaggggcagagcccTGGAGCTGGGTACTGGAGACCTCTAGTGCCGGGTCCCATGACTTCCATCCAG ATCCTGCCCCAGAAGCAGCCAGCACTTCCACACCAGGGATGCGGCGCTCGGTCCTGGTCAGGAACCCAGGCCACAAAGGCCCGAGGCCCACTTATGGAGAGCTTGACTCCGACTCAGAGGACCTGGACCCCAACCCTGAAGAGCTGGACCCAGTTTGTGAAGACCCAGAGCCTGACCCAGAAGACCTCAACACTGTCTCTGAGGATGTGGACCCCAGCTATGAAGATCTGGAGCCCGTCTCTGAGGATCTGGGCCCCGACGCCGAAGCTCCGAGCTCCATCTCAGCCACCCGTGACTCGGATCCCCAAGATCTCGACCCCATGTCCTCAAGTTTCGACCTCGATCCAGACGTCATCGGCCCTGTCCCCCTGGTTCTTGACCCTAACAACGACACCCTCAGCCCCACCGAGTCCCCAGACCTGGACCCCCTCTCATCCAGCCTCACTGCCACTCCCGAGGTCCTGGCCCCCAGTCCCGCGGTGCTCCCTGCACCTGCCAGCCCTCCCCGGCCCTTCTCCTGCCCCGACTGCGGGCGAGCCTTCCGCCGCAGCTCGGGGCTGAGCCAGCACCGCCGCACCCACAGCGGCGAGAAGCCGTACCGCTGCCCCGACTGCGGCAAGTCGTTCAGCCACGGCGCCACGCTGGCCCAGCACCGCGGCATCCACACGGGCGCGCGGCCCTACCAGTGTGCCGCCTGCGGCAAAGCCTTCGGCTGGCGCTCCACGCTGCTGAAGCACCGCAGCAGCCACAGCGGCGAGAAGCCGCACCACTGCCCGGTGTGCGGCAAGGCCTTCGGGCACGGCTCGCTGCTGGCGCAGCACCTGCGCACGCACGGCGGCCCGCGGCCGCACAAGTGCCCCGTGTGCGCCAAGGGCTTCGGGCAGGGCTCGGCGCTGCTGAAGCACCTGCGCACGCACACCGGCGAGCGGCCGTACCCGTGCCCGCAGTGTGGCAAGGCCTTCGGCCAGAGCTCGGCGCTGCTGCAGCACCAGCGCACGCACACGGCCGAGCGCCCGTACCGCTGTCCGCACTGCGGGAAGGCCTTCGGCCAGAGCTCCAACTTGCAGCACCACCTGCGCATCCACACGGGCGAGCGGCCCTACGCCTGTCCCCACTGCTCCAAGGCCTTCGGCCAGAGCTCCGCGCTGCTGCAGCACCTGCACGTGCATTCCGGAGAGCGCCCCTACCGCTGCCAGCTCTGCGGCAAGGCCTTTGGCCAAGCCTCCAGCCTCACCAAGCACAAGCGGGTGCACGAGGGCGCGgctgcggccgccgccgccgcggccgccgccgccgccgctgccgcggGCCTCGGCCTCAGTCCTGCCTCCATGTTGAGGCCAGGGCAGGTCTCCCTCCTGGGTCCTGATGCTGTCTCTGTTCTCGGCTCTGGCCTGGGCCTcagccctggccccagctctGGCCTGGGCTCTGACCCTGGCTCCGTGGTGGGCTCCTTCCCTAATCCCAGCCCCAAAGCTGTCTCTGGCTCTGAATCTACCCCCACCCCTGATTCTGTCAAGTCTGACCCTAAGCCTGGTCCCGACGCCAATCCTGACCTCGTGGCCAGCCCTGAGCAAGGATCCGGTCCCAGCCCTGACCAGGATCCCGTGCCCAGCCCCGACCCCAACCCTGAGTCTCACCCTGACCCCTGCTCTCCCACCCATGATACTGTCAGTCCGGCCATCCCTACTGGCGAGAGTCCTGAGTGGGTGCAGGAGCAAGGGGCACTGCTGGGGCCCGATGGCTGA